From the genome of Argentina anserina chromosome 4, drPotAnse1.1, whole genome shotgun sequence, one region includes:
- the LOC126791894 gene encoding pleiotropic drug resistance protein 3-like: MAQLAAGADEIESFRIELAEIGRSIRASFRSHASSFRSTSTVIAEDGGIDDDEGFYDLQWAAVERLPTFERITSALFDHHDGTSAKGDVKGTRVVDVTKIGAEERRVFMEKLIKHIENDNLQLLQKIKRRIDKVGVKLPTVEVRYKNLCVEAECKVVHGKPLPTLWNSLKSMISDITALAGSKKREAKIGIIKDVSGIIKPGRMTLLLGPPGCGKTTLLMALSGKLSHSLKVSGEVSYNGYRLGEFVPEKTSAYVSQYDMHIPEITVRETLDFSAGCQGVGSRPEIMMEVSRREKQAGIVPDPDVDAYMKAISVNGLKRTLQTDYILKILGLDICADTQVGDPIRRGISGGQKKRLTTGEMIVGPAKAVFMDEISNGLDSSTTFQIVSCLQHFVHITDATSLISLLQPAPETFDLFDDVLLMAEGKIVYHGPRTSILQFFRECGFKCLERKSVADFLQEVISRKDQAQFWESAEKPYSYVSVEQFIEKFKKCHLGRKLDEELSEPFDKSQSHKDALSFTTYSLPKWELFKACTRREFLLMKRNSFVYVFKSVQLVIIASITMTVFLRTQMAVDAIHANYYMGSLFFALVILLVDGFPELSMTVSRIVVFYKQKELCFYPAWAYAIPAAILKVPLSLLEAFVWTALTYYVIGYTPEFGRFIRHFLLLFATHLTSISMFRFVASVFQTVGPSLTAGVSSILFVMLFGGFVMPKYYMPVWLKWGYWLSPLTYGEIGITVNEFLAPRWEKVSGNTTLGREVLESRGLDFDGYFYWISFGALMGFTLLFNIGFTLALTFLKSPVKSLSFISYEKYHQLQGKRDDKGVLDAGEKSTSEPKTSVEPKNGRMVLPFEPLTVSFQNVQYYVDTPLEMRKAGFEHNKLQLLSDITGSFRPGVLTALMGVSGAGKTTLMDVLCGRKTGGTIEGEIRIGGYPKVQDTFARISGYCEQNDIHSPQITVEESVVYSAWLRLPSQIDSKTKAEFVNEVLETIELDGIKDSLVGMAGVGGLSTEQRKRLTLAVELIANPSIMFMDEPTSGLDARAAAIVMRAVKNVVKTGRTVVCTIHQPSIDIFEAFDELILMKAGGRIIYSGQLGQHSSMVIEYLESIPGVPPIKDNYNPATWMLEVTSKFAEADLGIDFAQIYRESALYEKNNELVKQASSPSSGSKDLEFPTRYPQNGWEQFKACFWKQNLSYWRSPSYNLARILFMCFSAVLFGLLFWNQGQKINNQQDLFNMIGLMFTAIIFYGINNCSTVLPFVATERNVLYRERYAGMFSSWAYSFAQVLVEVPYSFVQSVLYVVITYPMIGYHWSAYKIFWSFYSMFCTLLYFNYLGMMLVSLTPNVQVASIVASSSYTMLNLFSGFIIPGPQIPKWWIWLYYLCPTSWALNGMLTSQYGDVRTEIVVFGETKTVAAFLEDYFGYQYNLLGLVAVVQLVFPILFASLFAYFIGKLNFQRR; the protein is encoded by the exons ATGGCTCAGTTGGCAGCTGGAGCAGATGAGATTGAGTCTTTCAGGATAGAGCTAGCAGAGATTGGGAGGAGCATAAGAGCATCCTTTCGAAGCCATGCCTCAAGTTTTCGGAGCACCTCTACTGTCATTGCTGAAGACGGTGGAATcgatgatgatgaaggattTTATGACTTGCAATGGGCTGCTGTGGAGAGACTGCCCACTTTTGAGAGGATCACTTCAGCTTTGTTTGATCATCATGATGGCACATCGGCTAAAGGAGATGTTAAGGGGACAAGGGTGGTTGATGTTACAAAGATTGGAGCTGAAGAACGGCGTGTTTTCATGGAGAAGCTCATCAAGCACATTGAGAATGATAATCTTCAGTtgttgcagaaaataaaaagaagaatagACAA GGTTGGTGTGAAGTTGCCTACTGTTGAGGTAAGATACAAGAATCTTTGTGTAGAAGCAGAGTGTAAGGTAGTTCACGGCAAGCCTCTCCCGACTCTATGGAATTCTCTAAAGAGTATGATTTCG GACATCACTGCACTAGCAGGTTCAAAAAAACGTGAAGCAAAGATAGGCATCATCAAAGATGTCAGTGGCATTATTAAGCCTGGAAG AATGACCTTATTGCTTGGCCCTCCGGGTTGTGGCAAAACCACATTATTGATGGCACTCTCAGGAAAGCTAAGCCATTCTCTCAAG GTTTCTGGCGAAGTTAGTTACAATGGCTATAGACTGGGAGAATTTGTTCCGGAGAAAACATCAGCCTATGTAAGCCAGTATGATATGCATATTCCAGAGATCACTGTGAGGGAAACACTAGATTTCTCAGCAGGCTGTCAAGGTGTAGGAAGCCGACCCG AGATTATGATGGAAGTTAGTAGAAGAGAAAAGCAGGCAGGAATAGTCCCAGATCCTGATGTAGATGCTTACATGAAG GCCATATCTGTTAATGGACTGAAACGTACACTTCAAACTGACTATATTCTAAAG ATACTTGGCCTTGATATCTGTGCTGACACACAAGTTGGAGATCCCATAAGAAGAGGAATTTCTGGTGGTCAAAAGAAAAGGTTAACTACAG GGGAGATGATTGTTGGACCTGCAAAAGCTGTGTTCATGGATGAAATATCTAATGGCTTAGATAGTTCCACAACTTTTCAAATTGTTTCTTGTCTTCAACACTTTGTGCATATAACAGACGCTACATCATTGATCTCACTTCTTCAGCCTGCACCTGAGACATTTGATCTCTTTGATGATGTTCTCTTAATGGCAGAAGGGAAGATTGTGTATCATGGACCAAGAACTTCTATTCTCCAATTTTTCAGGGAGTGTGGATTTAAGTGCCTAGAGAGAAAAAGTGTTGCTGACTTCCTTCAAGAG GTTATTTCGAGAAAAGATCAAGCACAGTTTTGGGAGAGCGCAGAAAAACCATATAGCTACGTTTCTGTTGAGCAGTTCATTGAGAAATTTAAGAAATGCCATCTTGGCAGGAAGCTAGATGAGGAGCTCTCAGAGCCATTCGATAAGTCTCAAAGCCACAAAGATGCTTTATCCTTCACAACATACTCATTACCTAAATGGGAACTGTTTAAAGCTTGCACAAGGAGGGAATTTCTTTTAATGAAAAGGAATTCTTTCGTTTATGTTTTCAAATCAGTTCAG CTAGTCATCATTGCTTCAATAACGATGACTGTTTTCCTTCGAACTCAAATGGCTGTTGACGCGATCCATGCAAATTATTATATGGGCTCTTTGTTCTTTGCACTCGTGATACTTCTTGTTGATGGATTCCCAGAGTTGTCAATGACCGTCTCAAGAATTGTGGTTTTCTACAAACAGAAAGAGTTGTGCTTTTACCCTGCTTGGGCCTATGCGATCCCAGCTGCCATCCTAAAGGTTCCACTTTCGTTGTTGGAGGCTTTTGTTTGGACTGCTCTTACATACTATGTTATTGGTTATACCCCTGAGTTTGGAAG GTTCATACGCCATTTCCTTCTACTCTTTGCTACGCACCTAACATCGATATCCATGTTTCGGTTTGTTGCTTCAGTTTTCCAAACTGTTGGTCCTTCTTTGACAGCTGGTGTTTCATCAATACTGTTTGTTATGTTATTTGGTGGCTTTGTCATGCCAAAGT atTATATGCCAGTTTGGTTGAAGTGGGGATACTGGTTATCTCCTCTGACATATGGAGAAATAGGCATAACTGTTAATGAATTTCTGGCACCTCGGTGGGAAAAG GTGTCTGGAAATACAACTCTTGGGCGTGAAGTGCTGGAAAGCCGCGGATTGGATTTTGATGGTTATTTTTATTGGATATCATTTGGTGCTCTAATGGGATTCACATTACTGTTCAATATTGGTTTCACCTTGGCTTTAACTTTCTTAAAGT CTCCTGTAAAGTCCCTGTCTTTTATTTCTTATGAGAAGTACCATCAACTACAAGGCAAGAGAGACGACAAGGGCGTTTTAGATGCAGGGGAGAAATCCACTAGTGAACCTAAGACTAGTGTAGAACCTAAGAATG GAAGGATGGTTTTACCTTTTGAGCCCCTGACTGTTTCATTTCAAAATGTACAGTACTATGTTGACACCCCCTTG GAGATGAGAAAGGCAGGCTTTGAGCATAACAAGCTCCAGCTCCTATCTGATATTACAGGTTCATTCAGGCCAGGTGTTCTGACAGCATTAATGGGGGTCAGCGGAGCTGGCAAAACAACTCTTATGGATGTTCTTTGTGGAAGAAAGACCGGTGGTACAATTGAAGGAGAAATAAGAATTGGAGGGTATCCTAAGGTTCAAGACACATTTGCAAGAATATCAGGCTACTGTGAACAAAATGACATACATTCACCACAGATAACTGTGGAAGAATCAGTAGTATATTCTGCTTGGTTGCGACTCCCATCTCAGATTGATTCAAAGACCAAAGCA GAATTTGTAAATGAGGTGCTTGAAACTATTGAACTTGATGGGATTAAAGATTCCTTGGTAGGCATGGCAGGAGTTGGCGGTTTATCCACTGAACAACGTAAACGATTGACCCTAGCTGTTGAACTCATAGCCAATCCATCTATCATGTTCATGGATGAACCAACTTCTGGTTTAGATGCACGGGCAGCTGCTATTGTTATGAGGGCAGTGAAGAATGTTGTTAAAACAGGAAGAACAGTTGTTTGCACCATCCACCAACCGAGTATTGACATTTTTGAGGCATTTGATGAG TTGATTCTCATGAAAGCGGGAGGACGCATAATCTATTCTGGCCAACTTGGACAGCACTCGAGCATGGTTATTGAGTACCTTGAG AGCATCCCTGGGGTTCCCCCAATCAAAGACAATTACAATCCAGCAACATGGATGTTAGAAGTTACTTCAAAATTTGCAGAAGCTGACCTTGGCATagattttgcacaaatttacAGGGAATCTGCCTTGTATGA GAAGAACAATGAGTTAGTCAAGCAAGCCAGTTCACCATCATCTGGTTCAAAGGATTTGGAGTTTCCTACCCGCTATCCACAAAATGGATGGGAGCAGTTCAAAGCGTGCTTTTGGAAACAGAATTTGTCATATTGGAGAAGTCCCTCGTATAATCTGGCACGGATCCTTTTCATGTGTTTTTCAGCTGTGTTGTTTGGATTACTGTTCTGGAATCAAGGGCAGAAAAT AAATAACCAGCAGGATCTCTTCAATATGATTGGTTTAATGTTCACGGCCATAATCTTCTATGGCATAAATAACTGCTCAACAGTTCTACCATTTGTCGCAACAGAACGGAATGTTCTGTATCGAGAAAGATACGCAGGAATGTTTTCTTCATGGGCTTATTCATTCGCGCAG GTCCTGGTTGAAGTTCCCTACTCATTCGTGCAATCAGTTCTTTATGTGGTCATCACATACCCAATGATTGGCTATCACTGGTCTGCTTATAAGATTTTTTGGTCGTTCTATAGCATGTTCTGCACACTACTATACTTCAACTACCTAGGAATGATGCTCGTGTCGTTGACACCAAATGTTCAAGTGGCTTCAATTGTGGCATCATCTTCTTACACAATGCTGAATCTGTTTTCAGGGTTCATTATTCCGGGACCA CAAATCCCAAAATGGTGGATCTGGTTGTATTATTTGTGTCCTACATCATGGGCGCTTAACGGAATGCTGACTTCGCAGTATGGAGATGTGCGGACAGAAATCGTGGTGTTTGGAGAGACTAAAACTGTTGCTGCTTTCTTAGAAGATTACTTTGGGTATCAGTACAACCTGTTGGGCCTCGTTGCTGTTGTTCAGCTTGTCTTCCCCATTTTGTTTGCTTCTCTGTTTGCATACTTCATTGGAAAGCTAAACTTCCAGAGGAGATAG
- the LOC126792537 gene encoding ABC transporter B family member 11-like, whose protein sequence is MADDHENQLINGAPEPAETASKKSEEIKNGQEADSTSGIKSNKQEEATNTVPFYKLFSFADSMDYMLMSAGTIGAVGNGMALPLMTVIMGEVINSFGGATDTDNVVRLVSKVSLKFVYLAVGAAAAAFLQMSCWMVTGERQAARIRSLYLKTILRQDVGYFDKEANTGEIVGRMSGDTVLIQEAMGEKVGTFIQLFATFIGAYIIAFVKGWLLTLVMLTSLPPLVFSGAVMALTIRALASRGQAAYSVGATVVEQTIGSIKTVASFTGEKQAITKYNNSLTKAYNSGVQEGLASGLGLGTVIFTIFCSYALAIWYGGKMILEKGYNGGDVINVIFAVLTGSFCLGQASPCVSAFSAGQAAAYKMFETINRRPDIDVYDTRGLNSQEIRGDIELKDVYFSYPARPDEQIFLGFSLSIPSGTTAALVGQSGSGKSTVVSLIERFYDPQAGEILIDGINLKEFQLKWIREKIGLVSQEPVLFTGSIKDNIAYGKDGATIEEMRAAAELANAAKFIDKLPQGLDTMVGEHGTQLSGGQKQRVAIARAILKNPRILLLDEATSALDAESERVVQEALDRIMVNRTTVIVAHRLSTVRNADTIAVIHRGKIVEKGPHTELVKDPDGAYSQLIRLQEMGSVSEYHVQEKVELSSSFRKHSSFKSISRQSSEIGNSSRRSHSFSVSLGAPTVTGIQEIAPAEPHNPVASSEVHPEVPLSRLANLNKTEIPVLLLGALGAAICGVVFPVFGVLISSIIKSFFDTPHQLRKDSKFWALIFVVIGVVALLAHPMRAYFFAVAGSRLIRRVRSMCFEKVVYMEASWFDQAEHSSGVIGARLSGDAASLRGLVGDALSLAVMNASTTIAGLVIAFLASWQLAFIILVMLPLLAISGYFQIEVIKGLSANAKKMYEDASQVATDAVGSIRTIASFCAEEKVIELYKTKCEGPIKVGIRQGVVSGIGFGVSFFLLFSVYACSFYAGARLVEAGKTTFEDVFRVFFALTMTAMALSQQGSMAPDASKGKSSAASIFSILDGKSKIDASDNSGETIENLKGEIELRHVSFKYPNRPNVPIFQDLCLTIHHGKTVALVGESGSGKSTVISLLQRFYDPDSGHITIDGIKIQTLQLKWLRQQMGLVSQEPVLFNDTIRANIAYGKEETATEAEIIAAAELANAHKFISSLQQGYDTQVGERGVQLSGGQKQRIAIARAIMKSPKILLLDEATSALDAESERVVQDALDRVMVDRTTVVVAHRLSTIKGADLIAVVKNGVIAEKGKHETLINIKDGTYASLVALHASASS, encoded by the exons ATGGCCGATGATCACGAAAACCAGTTAATAAATGGGGCCCCAGAGCCAGCAGAAACAGCATCAAAGAAATCAGAAGAAATCAAAAACGGCCAAGAAGCAGATAGTACTTCTGGTATTAAGAGCAATAAGCAGGAGGAAGCAACCAATACAGTACCATTCTACAAGCTTTTCTCATTTGCTGATTCCATGGATTACATGTTGATGTCTGCTGGTACGATCGGCGCAGTCGGAAATGGAATGGCTCTGCCTCTAATGACCGTGATCATGGGAGAGGTGATCAACTCCTTTGGAGGAGCTACCGATACCGACAATGTGGTTCGTCTTGTTTCCAAG GTATCGCTGAAGTTCGTTTACTTGGCTGTAGGGGCTGCAGCTGCTGCATTTTTAC AAATGTCTTGCTGGATGGTCACTGGAGAAAGACAGGCTGCACGTATAAGAAGTTTATACTTGAAAACAATATTGAGGCAAGATGTTGGCTATTTCGATAAAGAAGCCAACACTGGGGAAATTGTTGGGAGAATGTCAGGTGATACTGTGCTCATTCAAGAGGCCATGGGGGAGAAA GTAGGAACATTTATCCAGTTATTTGCAACATTTATTGGAGCCTATATTATAGCATTTGTCAAGGGATGGCTCCTCACCCTTGTCATGCTCACCTCTCTTCCCCCTCTTGTCTTCTCTGGTGCTGTCATGGCTCTCACTATAAGGGCATTGGCATCCCGCGGACAAGCTGCGTATTCAGTTGGGGCAACTGTGGTAGAGCAGACAATTGGTTCAATAAAAACG GTTGCATCATTTACCGGGGAGAAGCAAGCGATAACTAAGTACAATAATTCCTTAACTAAAGCTTACAATTCTGGTGTGCAAGAGGGTTTAGCATCAGGACTGGGTCTTGGTACAGTTATCTTTACAATATTCTGCAGTTATGCATTGGCTATCTGGTATGGAGGCAAAATGATACTTGAAAAGGGGTACAATGGAGGAGATGTCATTAATGTGATTTTTGCTGTGTTAACTGGCTCATT CTGTCTTGGGCAAGCATCTCCATGTGTGAGTGCATTTTCTGCTGGACAAGCTGCAGCTTATAAGATGTTTGAGACAATTAACAGAAGGCCAGACATAGATGTGTATGACACCAGAGGATTAAACTCACAAGAGATCCGTGGAGATATTGAACTGAAGGATGTTTATTTTAGTTATCCAGCAAGACCGGATGAGCAAATATTCCTCGGATTTTCACTCTCGATACCTAGTGGTACAACTGCTGCTTTGGTTGGACAAAGTGGAAGTGGTAAATCAACTGTCGTTAGTTTGATTGAGAGATTTTACGACCCCCAGGCTGGCGAAATTCTTATTGATGGGATTAATCTAAAGGAGTTTCAACTGAAATGGATCAGAGAAAAAATAGGTCTTGTAAGTCAGGAACCAGTTTTGTTTACTGGTAGCATTAAAGATAACATTGCATATGGAAAGGATGGCGCCACAATCGAAGAAATGAGAGCTGCTGCTGAGCTAGCAAATGCTGCTAAATTCATAGACAAACTACCTCAG GGACTAGATACTATGGTTGGTGAGCATGGAACTCAGTTATCTGGGGGTCAAAAGCAGAGAGTTGCTATAGCCAGAGCAATTCTGAAGAACCCGAGAATTCTACTTTTGGATGAAGCAACAAGTGCTCTTGATGCAGAATCTGAGAGAGTTGTGCAAGAGGCATTAGACAGAATTATGGTAAACAGGACTACTGTCATTGTTGCTCATCGCTTGAGCACAGTGAGGAATGCTGATACCATTGCAGTAATACATCGGGGAAAAATTGTTGAAAAAG GACCACATACTGAGCTAGTTAAGGATCCGGATGGTGCATATAGTCAACTTATAAGGTTGCAAGAAATGGGCAGTGTTTCAGAATATCATGTTCAGGAAAAGGTAGAACTTTCCTCAAGTTTTCGGAAACATTCTTCCTTCAAATCCATAAGTAGGCAGTCATCAGAAATTGGAAATAGTAGTCGTCGAAGTCACTCATTTTCAGTCTCACTTGGTGCTCCTACTGTGACTGGTATCCAAGAAATAGCACCTGCTGAACCTCATAATCCAGTTGCATCATCAGAAGTGCATCCAGAAGTCCCACTTAGCCGCTTAGCTAACCTAAACAAAACGGAAATTCCAGTTCTACTTCTAGGTGCCTTAGGTGCTGCAATCTGTGGAGTAGTCTTTCCTGTCTTTGGGGTGCTAATATCCAGCATCATCAAGAGCTTCTTTGATACACCTCATCAGCTCCGAAAAGACTCCAAGTTTTGGGCATTAATATTCGTTGTTATTGGAGTGGTAGCTCTCTTGGCACATCCAATGAGAGCATACTTTTTTGCTGTGGCAGGGTCTAGGTTAATAAGACGAGTACGTTCAATGTGCTTTGAGAAAGTTGTTTATATGGAAGCAAGTTGGTTTGATCAAGCCGAGCACTCGAGTGGTGTAATTGGTGCGAGGCTTTCAGGAGATGCAGCTTCTCTGCGAGGGCTGGTTGGTGATGCTCTCAGTTTGGCTGTTATGAATGCATCAACTACAATTGCTGGCTTGGTCATTGCGTTTTTGGCTAGCTGGCAACTTGCTTTTATCATCCTTGTTATGCTGCCTCTATTAGCAATAAGTGGGTATTTCCAAATTGAAGTCATCAAAGGATTAAGCGCGAATGCAAAG AAAATGTACGAAGATGCAAGCCAAGTCGCAACTGATGCTGTGGGGAGTATTAGAACAATTGCTTCATTTTGTGCCGAGGAAAAGGTTATTGAGTTGTACAAGACAAAATGTGAAGGTCCTATCAAGGTAGGGATACGTCAAGGAGTAGTCAGTGGGATAGGCTTTGGCGTATCGTTCTTCTTGCTCTTTTCTGTATATGCATGCAGTTTCTATGCTGGCGCTCGACTTGTCGAAGCAGGCAAGACAACATTTGAAGATGTTTTCCGG GTTTTCTTTGCTCTTACTATGACAGCTATGGCGCTGTCTCAACAGGGTTCCATGGCCCCCGACGCAAGTAAAGGAAAGAGCTCTGCTGCTTccatattttcaattcttgacGGGAAATCAAAAATAGATGCTAGTGACAACTCTGGAGAAACTATAGAAAATTTGAAGGGAGAAATTGAACTCCGCCATGTTAGTTTCAAGTATCCAAATAGACCTAATGTACCAATCTTCCAGGATCTGTGCTTGACCATTCACCATGGGAAG ACGGTTGCACTGGTTGGAGAAAGTGGAAGTGGGAAATCAACAGTGATCTCATTGCTGCAGAGATTTTACGATCCTGACTCAGGTCACATTACGATAGATGGTATCAAAATACAGACATTACAGCTGAAGTGGCTGAGGCAACAAATGGGGCTGGTGAGCCAGGAGCCTGTGCTTTTCAATGACACTATCCGAGCCAACATCGCATACGGAAAGGAAGAGACTGCAACCGAAGCTGAAATTATAGCTGCAGCGGAATTGGCAAACGCTCACAAGTTCATAAGTAGTTTACAACAG GGGTATGATACACAAGTAGGAGAGCGAGGGGTCCAACTTTCCGGCGGACAGAAGCAAAGAATTGCCATTGCAAGAGCTATAATGAAGTCACCAAAGATATTACTACTAGATGAAGCCACAAGTGCTCTTGATGCTGAATCCGAAAGAGTGGTTCAAGATGCACTAGATCGGGTTATGGTGGATCGAACTACTGTGGTGGTAGCCCATCGGCTGTCGACAATCAAGGGAGCCGATCTGATAGCTGTGGTGAAAAATGGAGTCATTGCAGAGAAAGGAAAGCATGAGACTTTGATCAATATCAAGGATGGCACTTATGCTTCACTGGTAGCATTACATGCAAGTGCCTCATCGTAG